The Kluyveromyces marxianus DMKU3-1042 DNA, complete genome, chromosome 6 genome window below encodes:
- the MSK1 gene encoding lysine--tRNA ligase MSK1: MWCQDMLRTKLLIGSLRRLYSSGASTLEYKARNVQIQNNVSKWYPSLSHLPKTTTDISNFFKQYNGLAEDDRSVKHILQGKIIGMRFSGKKIGFINLLNDKHTLQLIVNFNNLNMTNEEFQTHLKQFKVGDHIQVSGFPGLSQKQKTLSLKVTEPIQILSASQIPIPPKLEDASKRNSNKVLDYLVNGTETLYIRHLIIKRIREWLYNREFVEVETPIISSKSSGANAKPFETCCTAIDKDETAELRIAPELWLKRLCIGGMNRIFEIGKVFRNEGIDATHNPEFTTLEFYQCYTDMEQLIEMSESLVKYVCEGIDTPKSKELLQHLEKNEWKFKRLEFLPTLYTQTNIDFSTIDLNDADGIKNLLLKHDIHIPSNCQSTQQILNELCARYVESQCDTLLPTVIYHHPTILSPLAKSDPEHPQVTKRFEIFIKGKEYINAYEEENCPDLQLKKFAQQSEARDKFNDAEMMGIDLPYVQAMKYGMPPIGGFGLGIDRLCMLLTDSQRIEQVLSFGTLDDVNRQ, encoded by the coding sequence ATGTGGTGTCAAGACATGTTACGTACGAAATTGCTGATTGGTAGTCTCAGAAGATTATATTCATCAGGCGCCTCTACTCTTGAATACAAGGCAAGAAACGTCCAGATTCAAAACAACGTATCCAAATGGTATCCCTCCCTTTCACACCTTCCGAAAACCACGACAGATATATCAAATTTCTTTAAACAATATAATGGGTTAGCAGAAGATGATCGATCAGTTAAGCATATTCTTCAAGGAAAAATCATTGGTATGCGATTCTCAGGGAAAAAGATTGGATTCATCAATCTCTTAAATGATAAGCATACTCTACAGCTAATAGTCAACTTTAATAACTTAAACATGACAAATGAAGAGTTCCAAACGCATTTGAAACAGTTCAAGGTGGGAGATCATATCCAAGTTTCAGGTTTTCCAGGATTAtcacagaaacaaaagaccTTGTCTTTAAAGGTAACAGAACCCATACAGATACTTTCTGCATCACAGATACCGATTCCGCCTAAACTTGAGGATGCAAGCAAGagaaattcaaataaagttttggattATCTAGTTAATGGTACGGAAACTCTATACATACGGCACCTGATTATTAAGAGAATCAGGGAATGGTTGTATAATAGAGAATTCGTAGAAGTCGAAACTCCCATCATCTCATCCAAATCAAGTGGAGCGAATGCAAAACCTTTTGAAACGTGTTGCACAGCGATCGATAAAGATGAGACAGCAGAACTGCGGATAGCACCAGAATTGTGGTTAAAGAGACTTTGTATTGGAGGTATGAACAGAATATTTGAGATTGGGAAAGTATTTCGAAACGAAGGTATCGATGCCACACACAACCCTGAATTTACCACACTGGAATTTTATCAGTGTTATACTGATATGGAGCAACTTATAGAAATGAGCGAGTCCCTTGTAAAATACGTATGCGAAGGAATCGATACTCCTAAATCGAAAGAACTCTTACAACATCTTGAGAAGAACGAATGGAAGTTCAAAAGACTAGAGTTCCTACCAACACTGTACACTCAAACAAATATAGACTTCAGCACCATAGATTTGAACGATGCTGATGGAATTAAAAACTTGTTATTGAAGCATGATATTCATATTCCTTCAAATTGTCAGTCAACGCAACAGATTTTAAACGAACTATGCGCTAGATACGTCGAATCACAATGCGATACATTACTTCCCACTGtaatatatcatcatccCACGATACTATCTCCTCTTGCCAAGTCAGATCCAGAGCATCCTCAAGTGACTAAGCgctttgaaatatttataAAAGGCAAAGAGTACATAAATGCttatgaagaagagaactgCCCTGACTTGCagttaaaaaaatttgCACAACAGTCGGAAGCCAGAGACAAGTTCAACGACGCCGAAATGATGGGTATTGATTTGCCGTATGTCCAAGCTATGAAATACGGAATGCCACCAATCGGTGGTTTTGGTCTTGGAATTGACCGCTTGTGTATGTTATTGACTGACAGTCAGAGGATCGAGCAAGTACTAAGTTTTGGTACATTGGATGATGTAAACAGACAGTAA
- the CRR1 gene encoding putative glycosylase — protein MILLSNIIFWILYAGVFPSFGQVIRYFPETTIPCASGANCPEAWPCCSQFGMCGSGPFCIGGCNPRFSNKPGSCLGQPALLPPISSNFKAQSSMEEKPALHSSFNIRKESSFGSEAVSSGQSDLNKRGLIYYADFLISPLQQKIKSMLRDYHFTYSGFVSYSGPGQLTLGMPRHSTGSIISATKSFLYGRSTVKMKTARGRGVVTAIVLLSAVGDEIDFEFIGGELLHTQSNYYHQGELNHTRMVKLPVASDSFANTHIYEVDWNEERIHWIIDGAIARTLYKKETWNEEKKLFEYPQTPMRLQVSVWPAGRVDAAPGTIQWAGGLIDWDNSPDILQTGQFYATVESVTITPFENKFWSQIVTDLQKSKQTLNSDTLLDITYDFNYDTVETTKWREESVVWKRGKLPYLSAPDKNGLNPGEAKFGTMVDRQLLIEQDVNPDNQFIQDISKKLSTTNNDMLLQAPSSKNEKQKGKSKSKNKNKNKKNKKDSKPASSNGRSFHDLNPIRRLITVFKLLSLTE, from the coding sequence ATGATtttattatcaaatatCATATTTTGGATACTTTACGCCGGAGTGTTTCCGTCGTTTGGACAAGTTATCAGGTATTTCCCAGAAACTACAATTCCATGTGCTTCAGGAGCCAATTGCCCTGAAGCATGGCCATGTTGTTCGCAATTTGGAATGTGCGGCTCTGGACCTTTTTGTATTGGTGGATGCAATCCAAGATTTTCGAATAAACCTGGGAGTTGTTTAGGACAACCGGCTTTGTTACCCCCAATTTCCTCCAATTTTAAAGCTCAAAGTtcaatggaagaaaaaccaGCCCTACACAGTAGTTTCAATATAAGAAAGGAGTCTTCCTTCGGTTCAGAGGCTGTTAGCAGTGGTCAATCGgatttgaacaaaagaGGGTTGATATACTATGCCGACTTCTTGATATCTCCATTACAGCAGAAGATCAAAAGCATGTTGAGAGATTACCATTTCACATATAGCGGTTTCGTGAGTTATAGCGGTCCTGGTCAGCTAACCCTTGGTATGCCTCGTCACTCAACTGGTAGTATAATATCTGCTACTAAGTCCTTCCTCTATGGTAGAAGTACCGTTAAAATGAAGACCGCCAGAGGTCGTGGAGTTGTGACAGCAATTGTATTGTTATCAGCGGTTGGTGATGAAATCGATTTCGAGTTCATTGGAGGTGAATTGTTGCATACACAATCGAACTATTATCATCAAGGTGAGTTAAACCACACTAGAATGGTCAAATTGCCTGTTGCGTCCGATAGTTTTGCTAACACGCATATTTATGAAGTAGATTGgaatgaagaaagaatacATTGGATTATTGATGGGGCTATTGCCAGGACCTTATACAAAAAGGAAACTTGGAACgaggaaaagaagttgtttgAGTATCCTCAAACTCCAATGAGATTACAAGTATCAGTATGGCCAGCTGGAAGGGTTGATGCAGCTCCTGGTACAATACAATGGGCAGGGGGATTAATAGACTGGGATAATTCCCCAGATATTTTGCAAACAGGGCAGTTTTATGCTACCGTTGAATCCGTTACAATAACGCCTTTTGAGAACAAATTTTGGTCACAAATAGTTACTGACTTACAGAAGTCAAAACAAACCTTGAACTCTGACACTCTATTAGATATCACTTATGATTTCAACTATGACACTGTTGAAACCACAAAATGGCGTGAAGAATCGGTAGTGTGGAAAAGAGGTAAGCTTCCATACCTCAGCGCACCAGATAAAAATGGTTTAAACCCTGGAGAGGCAAAATTTGGCACCATGGTAGATAGGCAACTACTAATCGAACAAGATGTAAACCCTGATAACCAATTTATTCAGgatatatcaaagaagCTGAGTACAACAAATAATGACATGCTACTGCAAGCTCCatcatcaaagaatgaaaagCAGAAAGGTAAGAGCAAgagtaaaaataaaaataaaaataaaaagaacaaaaaagataGTAAGCCGGCTTCAAGCAATGGTAGAAGCTTTCACGACTTGAACCCTATCAGAAGGCTCATTACTGTATTCAAACTACTATCTTTGACGGAATAG
- the COP1 gene encoding coatomer subunit alpha, giving the protein MKMLTKFESKSTRAKGIAFHPSRPWVLVALFSSTIQLWDYRMGVLLHRFEDHEGPVRGIDFHPTQPLFVSAGDDYTIKVWSLETNKCLFTLDGHLDYVRTVFFHHELPWIISSSDDQTIRIWNWQNRKEIACLTGHNHFVMCAQFHPVEDLVVSASLDETVRVWDISGLRKRHSAPGSQSFDEQMRQQQNLLDGGFGDCVVKFILEGHTRGVNWASFHPTLPLIVSGSDDRQVKLWRMSATKAWEVDTCRGHTNNVDSVIFHPYQNLIISVGEDKTLRVWDLDKRTPVKQFKRENDRFWLVRAHPNLNLFGAAHDSGIMIFKLDRERPPTATNQNQLFFINKEKQVQMFDYHKRITSLPYVSLKNIGKPWSSFRSMSYNPSQHSVLVNSSEKESDRFSLCVLPKQPTGAVEASNVITDDGSFATFVARNRFIVHNSSSSSLEVRSLDNKVTKSIKLSASVKDITLAAPGTVLILYSHSVVLMDVQQGKALAELPLKNIKYTVWSQDGQYVALMSKHTLTIANRKLEIVTSNHESIRIKSASWDETGVLIYSTLNHIKYCLLNGDSGIIKTLEKTLYISKVHGKFVYALNREGEVEILTIDPTEYRFKKALVNKNFPEVIRIIKNSNLVGQNIISYLQKSGYPEIALQFVEDPQTRFDLATQYGNLEVALEEAEKLNNDLVWEKLGKEAFAQGNTDIVELVYQNTKQFDKLSFLYLLKGDTSKLTKMETIAEHRSDIAGLIQNTFYNNSIQKRASVFLNAGSAPLAYAVAKANGDDDLAESILQSEEIDEQDVSLPEIVSSSTNIKNSVLPAPLKNWPLKDAEVSFFEKALLGQMQELDISDEKEEEPLESQEVDQFAIADQENIEFEDEDIGNEEDAWDLDENDLELDDDLEPEETEVAEETGEESELPTWIKNSKLPAVLVAAGAFDAAAQALNKQVAVVNFEPLRKRFIDIYDGARTYISGTPNEIPSIVGYIRAVADEEDRSKILPLVPGVEVVTAILNEGFKAFKANKLEIAIQHFRDVIYTVSLLVVNDKEDETTAQSALATAREYVLGLSMELERRSLPASDVKRNLELAAYFSRTKLLPVHRSNALNVAMTQSFKNKNFVLASYFAGEFLKIVTTGARAEQAQKIKAKADSLAHDAIEIDFDPYAEFDICAASHTPIYKGTPSVTDPLTGAKYHVSEKGKIDSIALISKIGAPASGLRIQLSIN; this is encoded by the coding sequence ATGAAGATGTTAACAAAGTTTGAGTCCAAGTCTACCAGGGCGAAAGGAATTGCCTTTCATCCATCCAGACCATGGGTTTTGGTAGCACTTTTCTCTTCTACCATCCAATTGTGGGATTACCGTATGGGTGTTTTGCTTCACCGTTTTGAAGATCACGAGGGCCCTGTTCGAGGAATTGATTTCCATCCAACGCAGCCTTTATTTGTTTCGGCAGGTGATGATTATACTATCAAGGTTTGGTCTCTTGAAACCAATAAATGTTTGTTCACCTTAGATGGACACTTGGATTATGTCCGTACCGTATTCTTCCATCATGAATTGCCATGGATCATTTCTAGTTCTGACGATCAAACGATTCGTATTTGGAATTGGcaaaacagaaaagaaattgcCTGCTTAACAGGCCATAATCACTTCGTTATGTGTGCTCAATTCCATCCAGTCGAGGACTTAGTCGTATCTGCTTCCTTGGATGAAACAGTGAGAGTGTGGGATATTTCAGGCTTGAGAAAGAGACACTCCGCTCCAGGTTCACAATCTTTTGATGAACAAATgagacaacaacaaaaccTGCTTGATGGAGGTTTTGGTGACTGTGTCGTAAAGTTCATTCTTGAAGGTCATACTAGAGGTGTTAATTGGGCCTCTTTCCATCCTACATTGCCATTAAttgtttctggttctgATGACCGTCAAGTTAAATTATGGAGAATGAGCGCTACAAAGGCTTGGGAAGTTGATACTTGCAGGGGACATACAAATAACGTGGACTCTGTCATTTTCCATCCGTACCAGAATTTGATTATATCTGTTGGTGAGGACAAAACTTTGAGAGTTTGGGATCTGGACAAAAGAACTCCAGTAAAGCAATTTAAAAGAGAGAACGATAGATTCTGGTTAGTGAGAGCTCATCCAAATTTGAACTTGTTTGGTGCTGCTCATGATTCTGGTATTATGATATTTAAACTTGACCGTGAAAGACCACCAACTGCAACTAACCAAAACCAATTGTTCTTTATtaacaaagagaaacaagTACAAATGTTTGATTATCACAAAAGAATCACTTCTCTTCCATACGTTTCATTAAAGAACATTGGTAAGCCTTGGAGCTCCTTCCGCAGCATGTCATACAACCCATCTCAACACTCGGTATTGGTCAATTCTTCCGAGAAGGAATCTGACAGATTCAGTTTATGCGTCCTACCAAAACAACCAACTGGAGCAGTAGAAGCTAGTAATGTTATTACTGATGACGGTAGCTTTGCTACATTTGTTGCTCGTAACAGATTTATCGTGCATAACAGCAGTTCAAGTAGTTTGGAAGTGCGCAGTCTAGATAACAAGGTTACAAAATCCATCAAATTATCTGCTAGCGTAAAGGACATTACATTGGCTGCACCTGGTACTGTATTGATCTTATACAGTCATTCCGTTGTATTGATGGATGTTCAACAAGGTAAAGCCCTTGCGGAATTacctttgaagaatatcaaatacACTGTGTGGTCACAAGATGGTCAATACGTCGCATTGATGAGCAAGCACACATTGACTATTGCCAATagaaaattggaaattgtTACATCCAACCACGAAAGTATCAGAATTAAGAGTGCCAGCTGGGATGAAACCGGGGTTTTGATTTACTCTACGTTGAACCACATTAAGTACTGCTTGTTGAATGGTGATTCAGGTATTATCAAAACTTTAGAAAAAACCCTCTATATTTCAAAGGTTCATGGAAAATTCGTATATGCTTTGAATAGAGAAGGTGAAGTTGAAATTTTGACCATTGATCCTACAGAATATCGTTTCAAGAAAGCTTTGGTTAACAAGAACTTCCCAGAAGTTATACGTATCATTAAGAATTCTAATCTAGTTGGCCAAAATATCATTTCGTACTTGCAAAAGTCAGGATATCCAGAAATCGCTCTacaatttgttgaagatcCCCAAACGCGTTTCGATTTAGCAACTCAATATGGTAATCTTGAAGTTGCATTGGAAGAGGCTGAAAAGCTAAACAACGATCTTGTTTGGGAAAAGTTAGGTAAGGAAGCTTTCGCTCAGGGCAACACTGATATCGTCGAATTAGTTTATCAAAACACCAAACAATTTGATAAATTATCATTTTTGTATCTATTGAAAGGTGACACTTCGAAGCTGACAAAAATGGAAACTATTGCTGAACATCGTTCTGATATTGCAGGTTTGATTCAAAACACTTTCTATAATAACTCCATACAAAAGCGCGCAAGTGTGTTTTTGAATGCTGGGTCTGCTCCATTGGCTTATGCTGTCGCTAAGGCGAATGGCGATGATGATCTTGCAGAGTCTATTTTGCAATCTGAGGAAATTGATGAGCAAGATGTGTCTTTGCCAGAGATTGTATCTTCGTCAACAAATATTAAAAACAGTGTTTTGCCTGCCCCATTAAAGAACTGGCCTTTGAAGGATGCCGaagtctctttctttgaaaaggcATTGCTCGGTCAAATGCAAGAATTGGATATTTCTGacgaaaaagaagaagaaccacTTGAATCACAGGAGGTAGACCAATTTGCAATCGCTGACcaagaaaatattgaattcgaagatgaagatatcggtaatgaagaagatgctTGGGACTTAGATGAAAATGACTTAGAGTTAGACGACGACTTAGAGCCGGAGGAAACTGAAGTCGCAGAGGAGACTGGGGAGGAATCAGAATTACCTACTTGGATCAAAAATTCCAAACTTCCTGCAGTGCTAGTTGCCGCAGGTGCGTTTGACGCGGCTGCACAAGCATTGAACAAACAAGTAGCTGTTGTCAACTTTGAGCCTCTCAGAAAACGCTTTATTGATATATACGATGGTGCTAGAACATACATCAGCGGAACGCCTAATGAAATTCCTTCTATAGTTGGATATATCCGTGCTGTTGCTGACGAAGAGGACAGATCAAAAATCCTACCGCTTGTTCCAGGTGTTGAAGTTGTAACAGCTATCTTGAACGAAGGTTTCAAAGCATTTAAAGCCAATAAGCTAGAAATTGCCATTCAACATTTCCGTGATGTGATCTATACCGTTTCTTTATTGGTGGTGAATGACAAAGAGGATGAGACAACTGCACAATCCGCCTTGGCTACTGCCCGTGAGTATGTTTTAGGTCTATCCATGGAACTTGAGCGTCGTTCCCTACCGGCAAGTGATGTTAAACGTAATCTAGAACTAGCCGCATATTTCAGCAGAACAAAGCTCCTCCCTGTTCATAGAAGTAATGCTTTGAATGTTGCTATGACTCAATCATTTAAAAATAAGAACTTTGTGTTGGCTTCATATTTTGCAGGCGAATTCTTAAAGATTGTCACTACCGGAGCTCGTGCTGAACAAGCCCAAAAAATTAAGGCTAAAGCTGACAGCTTGGCTCACGATGcaattgaaattgatttcGATCCTTACGCCGAGTTTGATATTTGTGCAGCTTCTCATACTCCAATATACAAAGGTACTCCTTCCGTTACAGATCCACTAACGGGTGCGAAGTACCATGTGTCTGAGAAGGGCAAGATTGACTCTATTGCGTTGATCTCGAAAATCGGAGCTCCTGCTTCGGGACTAAGGATACAATTGTCTATAAATTAG
- the SPC42 gene encoding Spc42p, translating to MIPMGSTPKRFGFGQNDVNERMVPEEYIYNSSMINELIKQNKDLHKQLTQKQEEIDRLNVLIGSFRAKLIKYTELNKKMQQQQQQQQQQQQQQQQQDIRYSNNIPSYKSDSPHFSSPQDHQGSQAEHIQVKKNNRTEESKIDDIYEKLELLTKLVNEAVQKQHDGSRSGFSKQDIKIVNDDDIIVSESQEFKHLQDQIDILKRKLLIKKENELRKLSLNKELIDLMEELNMNSSNTPNPLSRSTSEHHSEHYNHHKSNQQGYHNENSHPLHCEHCHVKSHSENHPPEPKFVNLKESLETPTPTPTQTPRKLRKENDNSVANKQYSLW from the coding sequence ATGATTCCAATGGGATCAACGCCTAAAAGGTTCGGATTCGGACAAAATGACGTGAATGAGCGTATGGTACCAGAAGAATATATCTACAACTCTTCAATGATAAATGAATTAATAAAACAGAACAAAGATTTGCATAAGCAGTTAAcacagaaacaagaagaaattgataGATTGAATGTGTTAATCGGGTCCTTTCGAGCTAAGCTAATAAAATACACGGAGctgaacaaaaaaatgcaacagcaacaacaacaacagcaacaacaacaacaacaacaacagcaacaagaTATACGTTACTCAAATAATATACCAAGCTATAAATCGGACTCGCCACATTTCTCATCTCCTCAAGACCACCAAGGCAGTCAAGCAGAACATATacaagtaaaaaaaaataaccGTACAGAAGAAAGCAAAATTGACGATATATATGAGAAATTAGAGCTTCTAACAAAGCTGGTTAATGAGGCTGTACAGAAACAGCACGATGGGAGTCGTAGTGGATTTTCTAAGCAGGATATCAAGATTGTGAATGACGACGATATTATAGTTTCAGAATCGCAGGAGTTTAAACATTTGCAGGACCAAATCGATATTTTAAAGCGGAAACTCCTTataaagaaggaaaacGAACTGCGAAAGCTATCAttaaacaaagaattgattgatttgatGGAGGAACTAAATATGAATAGTTCTAATACACCTAATCCGCTGTCAAGATCAACTTCTGAACACCATTCAGAGCACTACAATCACCATAAGTCCAATCAACAAGGGTATCACAATGAAAATTCACATCCCTTGCATTGTGAGCACTGTCACGTAAAATCACACTCCGAGAATCACCCGCCCGAGCCAAAATTCGTAAATCTAAAAGAATCTCTAGAAACCCCTACCCCAACTCCAACTCAGACACCAAGAAAGCTGCGGAAAGAGAATGATAATAGCGTCGCCAATAAACAATATTCATTATGGTGa
- the PHD1 gene encoding Phd1p, which produces MNYYGYWDYPYYGQAQAQAQAQAQAQAQAQGQMPPPIGQVQQIPQVSQIGQVPSASQVPQIGGQPSHHQPGDDTTSGILQRLNPQNQQYSNYSQPQQQGQQQSQQSQQSQQVQQAQQQQQQQQQQQQQQQQQYEKGLPQLQPMANGTQQVMYYPYSGYSYYYQQLSQQMGQQMPPQDEEPELTGQTQQQTQQQAQQSQQQQQQQQQPLAPPVISTVSQHSNGYTQSPSSRYYHLPHTSSYQYPRFQQYGLPLMQQQANQSTAGIPTSTSRNGSATSIGGGQFGNNSPMSSFGSSSPNPKDFPMKRRKSGKKSNLTPTQQNLPTFSQQGQRSKVTTTMWEDENTLCYQVEANGVTVVRRADNDMINGTKLLNVTRMTRGRRDGILKAEKIRHVVKIGSMHLKGVWIPFERALVMAQREKIVDLLYPLFVRDIQSIIQQESNGKYQQPHQHHQTLISTPQQNSLPHNNVQNTPSSHIMPISQAGVVMQQGSSYDQNQHLSGSNANIKEVQDDNSHQQSLRPSPNGPNHTQMHHHHGSSQVTNHDINGSSNNQLDGSSASEKPNNIATSMKD; this is translated from the coding sequence atgaATTATTACGGATACTGGGATTATCCGTACTATGGGCAGGCCCAAGCTcaggcccaggcccaggcACAAGCTCAGGCGCAAGCTCAAGGTCAGATGCCGCCTCCAATTGGGCAAGTACAACAGATTCCTCAAGTTTCTCAAATTGGGCAAGTCCCCTCAGCATCACAAGTCCCTCAGATTGGCGGTCAACCAAGTCACCACCAACCAGGCGACGACACTACTTCGGGAATATTACAACGCTTAAATCCTCAAAACCAGCAGTACAGCAATTACAGCCAGCCGCAACAACAAGGCCAACAACAAAGCCAACAGTCTCAACAATCACAACAGGTTCAACAGGctcagcaacagcagcagcagcagcagcagcaacaacaacaacaacaacaacagtaTGAGAAGGGCTTACCCCAGCTACAGCCCATGGCAAATGGCACTCAGCAAGTCATGTACTATCCTTATTCTGGTTACTCGTATTACTATCAACAACTATCCCAGCAAATGGGTCAACAAATGCCACCACAGGACGAAGAGCCTGAACTGACTGGACAGACGCAGCAGCAGACGCAGCAGCAAGCGCAACAATcacagcaacagcaacaacaacaacaacaaccattGGCTCCTCCGGTCATTTCAACAGTGTCTCAACACTCTAATGGTTACACTCAATCGCCCAGCTCGCGTTACTATCACTTGCCACATACTTCCTCATACCAATACCCTCGCTTCCAACAATATGGCCTACCATTGATGCAGCAGCAAGCAAATCAAAGTACAGCAGGAATACCTACTTCTACCTCCCGCAACGGCTCAGCTACATCCATAGGCGGCGGCCAATTCGGAAATAATAGTCCTATGAGCTCATTTGGTAGCTCTTCCCCCAACCCAAAGGACTTCCCAATGAAGAGACGTAAGTCAGGAAAGAAGTCGAATTTGACTCCAACACAACAAAATCTTCCTACTTTCTCACAACAGGGCCAAAGATCAAAGGTGACAACCACTATGTGGGAAGATGAAAACACCTTATGCTACCAAGTTGAAGCCAATGGTGTCACGGTAGTAAGAAGGGCTGATAATGATATGATAAATGGTACGAAATTATTAAATGTTACTAGAATGACAAGAGGTAGAAGAGATGGTATATTAAAAGCTGAGAAGATTAGACATGTGGTGAAAATTGGCTCTATGCATCTAAAGGGTGTATGGATACCATTTGAAAGAGCACTAGTTATGGCTCAAAGGGAGAAAATAGTTGATCTACTATATCCGTTATTTGTTAGAGATATACAATCGATCATTCAACAAGAGTCTAACGGTAAGTACCAGCAGCCTCATCAACATCACCAAACTCTAATTTCAACTCCTCAGCAAAACTCTTTGCCTCATAATAATGTCCAAAACACACCTTCTAGTCATATAATGCCTATTTCCCAAGCTGGTGTTGTTATGCAGCAAGGGAGTTCTTATGATCAAAACCAACATCTCTCAGGTTCTAATGCTAATATTAAAGAAGTTCAGGATGACAATTCTCATCAACAATCTCTGCGACCATCTCCAAATGGACCAAATCATACTCAAATGCACCACCATCATGGTAGTTCTCAAGTTACCAATCATGATATCAATGGTTCTAGTAACAATCAGTTGGACGGTTCCTCTGCTTCTGAGAAACCAAATAACATCGCTACTAGTATGAAGGATTAA
- the PRI2 gene encoding DNA primase subunit PRI2 codes for MFRQTKKRVANRRNFIDDEQNHIDIKGYGNEDDGMQYDVLYPTRLTWYRLPPRGEITLEQFETWAIDRLKVLLELESLWQRNRSMKEIESVIKPILSNKLNLGTDIESRKKDYYSHFILRLCFCRSKELRDKFVRAETLLFKIRFQMLTTQDQLKFIKCLDLPYLEAIDEEEKQSISTELYQTVSHILSFQLSLTDENQRKQFFNREKYYKLPMENVMDLVGSRQVYVRRGWAYVPQFQQLNLISNEFSENLQTELMRTYQMIPKLNEDDRLLPILHHLSSGYVVTESQELNGTGVNDEFTHRTVKTKEIMSHFPLCAKQLMEQLQANHHLRYQGRQQLSFFLKGIGLSVDEALQFWTESFTQGGKMTVDQFNKEYRYNFRHNYGLEGNRINYKPWDCRTILSKPRPSRGEYHGCPYRDYNADKLASTLKEMSLTQQQINSVVESCQQQDYTIACTKVFEAVHKGTAVSELQIVHPNQYFERSRQCETVP; via the coding sequence ATGTTTAGACAAACGAAGAAACGTGTTGCCAATAGACGTAATttcattgatgatgagCAGAATCATATAGATATAAAAGGTTACGgtaatgaagatgatggtATGCAGTACGATGTTCTTTACCCAACTAGACTTACATGGTATCGATTACCACCTCGTGGTGAAATAACGCTGGAACAATTTGAGACATGGGCTATCGATCGGTTAAAAGTGCTATTGGAACTAGAATCTTTATggcaaagaaacagaagtaTGAAAGAAATTGAATCAGTAATCAAACCGATTTTAAGCAACAAGCTCAACCTAGGCACTGATATagaatcaagaaagaaggattACTATTCACATTTCATTTTGCGTCTTTGTTTCTGTCGATCAAAAGAACTAAGGGACAAGTTTGTGAGAGCAGAAACGTTATTATTCAAGATACGGTTCCAAATGCTCACTACCCAAGATCAACTAAAGTTCATCAAATGTCTAGACCTTCCATATTTGGAAGcaattgatgaagaagaaaaacaaagtATCTCCACTGAGTTATACCAGACCGTTTCACATATTCTATCTTTCCAATTATCATTGACAGATGAGAACCAAAGGAAGCAGTTTTTCAATAGagaaaaatattacaaatTGCCAATGGAAAATGTGATGGACTTGGTGGGGTCTCGCCAAGTGTATGTACGTCGAGGATGGGCATATGTGCCTCAATTCCAGCAACTAAACTTGATTAGCAACGAATTCAGCGAAAACTTACAGACAGAGCTAATGCGCACATACCAGATGATACCAAAACTAAATGAGGACGACAGATTATTGCCTATCTTACATCATCTGTCTTCTGGTTATGTAGTTACAGAATCCCAAGAACTGAATGGCACAGGAGTCAATGACGAATTCACCCATCGGACagtgaaaacaaaagaaattatgTCACATTTCCCTCTATGCGCCAAGCAACTCATGGAGCAATTGCAAGCGAACCACCATCTTAGATACCAGGGTCGTCAACagctttcttttttcttgaaaggTATTGGCCTCTCTGTGGATGAGGCATTGCAATTCTGGACTGAATCGTTTACCCAAGGGGGGAAGATGACTGTTGACCAGTTCAATAAAGAGTACAGGTACAACTTTCGTCACAATTACGGTCTTGAAGGTAATAGGATAAACTACAAACCATGGGACTGCCGTACCATTCTTTCGAAACCGCGACCCAGTAGAGGAGAGTACCACGGTTGTCCATACAGAGACTACAATGCGGACAAACTTGCTTCTACATTAAAGGAGATGTCCCTAACCCAACAACAAATCAACAGTGTTGTCGAATCCTGTCAACAGCAAGATTACACGATAGCATGCACGAAAGTATTTGAAGCAGTTCACAAAGGTACAGCGGTGTCTGAACTGCAAATTGTGCATCCAAACCAGTACTTCGAAAGATCAAGGCAATGCGAAACTGTTCCATAA